The following proteins are encoded in a genomic region of Triticum dicoccoides isolate Atlit2015 ecotype Zavitan chromosome 1B, WEW_v2.0, whole genome shotgun sequence:
- the LOC119306434 gene encoding senescence-specific cysteine protease SAG39-like — MAITRASLLAILGCLCFCNSVLGARELNDDLSMVARHEGWMAEYGRMYKDATEKAQRFEIFKANARFIESFNAGNRKFWLSINQFADISNDEFRATKTNKGFIPNKVKVPTEFRYENKSFDSLPVTVDWRTKGAVTPIKDQGQCGCCWAFSAVAATEGIVKISTGNLVSLSEQELVDCDVHGEDQGCEGGLMDDAFKFIIKNGGLTKESSYPYAGADGKCKSGSDNVATIKSYEDVPANDEGALMKAVASQPVSVAVDGGDMTFQFYSGGVMTGSCGTDLDHGIAAIGYGTTSDGTKYWLMKNSWGTTWGENGYLRMEKDITDKKGMCGLAMEPSYPTA, encoded by the exons ATGGCTATCACCAGGGCTTCGCTCCTTGCCATCCTTGGCTGCCTCTGCTTCTGCAATTCTGTCCTCGGAGCTCGCGAGCTGAACGATGACTTGTCAATGGTGGCAAGGCATGAGGGTTGGATGGCGGAGTACGGTCGCATGTACAAGGACGCTACTGAGAAGGCGCAGAGGTTTGAGATATTCAAGGCTAATGCCAGGTTCATCGAATCGTTCAACGCCGGGAACCGCAAGTTCTGGCTCAGCATCAACCAGTTCGCTGATATCAGCAATGATGAGTTCAGGGCAACCAAGACAAACAAGGGGTTCATTCCCAACAAGGTGAAGGTTCCTACAGAATTCAGGTATGAGAATAAGAGCTTTGATTCACTCCCGGTGACGGTGGACTGGAGGACAAAGGGTGCGGTCACTCCCATCAAGGATCAAGGCCAGTGTG GTTGTTGTTGGGCTTTTTCTGCTGTTGCTGCGACAGAGGGCATTGTCAAGATAAGTACCGGCAATCTGGTCTCGCTCTCGGAGCAAGAATTGGTGGATTGTGATGTCCATGGCGAGGACCAAGGCTGTGAGGGTGGTCTCATGGACGACGCATTCAAGTTCATTATCAAGAATGGAGGCCTCACCAAAGAGTCTAGTTATCCATATGCCGGTGCAGATGGCAAATGCAAGAGTGGATCTGACAATGTTGCAACGATTAAGAGCTATGAGGATGTGCCTGCCAATGATGAGGGTGCTCTCATGAAGGCAGTGGCAAGCCAACCTGTGTCAGTTGCGGTGGACGGAGGTGATATGACATTCCAATTCTACTCTGGTGGCGTGATGACCGGCTCTTGTGGTACCGATTTGGATCATGGGATTGCAGCCATCGGTTATGGAACGACCAGTGATGGTACAAAGTATTGGTTGATGAAAAATTCCTGGGGCACAACTTGGGGCGAGAATGGATATTTAAGAATGGAGAAAGACATCACCGACAAGAAGGGCATGTGTGGCCTTGCCATGGAGCCTTCATACCCCACGGCGTAG